The proteins below come from a single Candidatus Bathyarchaeota archaeon genomic window:
- a CDS encoding NifU family protein produces MVDSVEKRVKDALAEIKPQLQADGGDVDFVAIVGSVVQVRLRGACAGCPMSTMTLKQGIERIIKAQVPEITRVDAVQ; encoded by the coding sequence ATGGTCGATAGTGTCGAAAAAAGAGTTAAAGATGCACTAGCAGAAATAAAGCCCCAACTTCAAGCTGACGGCGGCGACGTTGACTTTGTAGCAATAGTAGGCTCCGTAGTTCAAGTTAGACTACGCGGCGCATGCGCAGGCTGCCCAATGTCCACAATGACGCTAAAGCAAGGAATCGAACGCATAATCAAAGCACAGGTTCCAGAAATCACACGCGTAGATGCAGTTCAGTAA